In Thiothrix unzii, the sequence GTCGGTGTAGGCAGTTTAACTAAACCGCAGTCTTGGGTTGGGTCGTTGTTGGCGTTGTCATCGCCGTCGTTGATTTCAGCACCAACACCCAGCGCGAACGCTGCGGTTTTGCCATCAGTGACGGCACAGTTGCTGTCAATTTTACCGTCAGCACCTTCGTTGGCTTTGGTGAAGTCATAACCAGCAGGCTTGGTGACTTCGATCAGGTAGTCACCTTCAGGCAGGTTGACGAACTGATAGTTGCCGTTAACGTCGGTTTTTTGTGGGAGAACGGCTGCGTCGTTGATGTCTTTGGCGATAGTACCATCAGCTTTTTTGAGGGTAACAGTTACGTCTGCCAGTGGCTTATCGGTTGCGCCGCCTTGTTTACCGTCGCCATCAACGTCTTCCCAGATGGTGTCACCAACACTGACGGTCGGCGGTGGGGGAAGTGTAACACCAAAATCTACAGTCAAATTCGAGCGATTATCCGGTGTACCCTGACCATCATCACCGTCAGTTATACCAGTAAAGCCAAGCTCATCCTCTGGCTCATTATCACCCAACGCTATCGCACTAGCGCAAATAATACCACCGACATTATCTTCGCCGTTATCAAGACCATCCACGATGTTGTTTGGATCAGCAGTCTGCTTCGCGCCATCGCTGGGTAAATAGCCCTCCAGTTTACCACCAGCCGCGAAGTTTTCTGCAAGGATACATACTTGGTAATTACCTGCTGCCAAACCACTAAACAGGTAACGACCATCCGCATCGGTTTCAGTCGGGCTGCCTACTTGCGTACCTGCACCGTTTTTCAGAATAAGTTTAACGCCAGCACCCGCACCAACCTCGCCAGTGGTGGCATCACCACTATTGTCTGTGTCAATCCACACGCGGTTGCCGATGCTGTAAGTAGGAGTCGCCTCAATCGTCACCGGAGCGCAGGATTCGTCATTTTCCAGTGTTTTAGGAATGGCGTTAAACCCCGCCAATAACTCTGCCTCGGTTTTATTACTCGGCGTAGAGTTAACGTCTTGTTCATTAGCTTTGCTCACTTGAGCGCAGTTGGTAACAACGTCTGCTGCCCACGTTTGATTCATCGCGGACAAGACACCGACCGCACAAAAGGTCAGCAATAGAGGTTTCATACCTGTCATTTTTTTCATTATGGTGGATCTCTTATTTTTTAGTTATTGCACCACGCCAACGCGCTCAACGCCGACAATGCTTTAATCGGCTTAACCCTACCACAGGTCATGATAGGGCTGTATTAATTCCCGAAGAACGGTTTGTTAATTTATAACAGCGATAATTTTCAGGCTTTTTTGTTGGCCTGCCGCTAAATCGCCCACCACCCAAACACCCGTGGCATGGGTGTATTGGCCTGCTGGTTCATCGTCACTGATGTAGCTCAGACCCGTCGGCAGCAAGTCGGTAATGCTGACTGCTGTTGCCACCGCATCACCTTTGTTGGCGGCGACAATGGTGTATTCCACGGTGTCATTGCTAACTACGCGGGTTTTATCCACGTTTTTGGTAACTTCCACGTCGGCGGCAGCGTGCGCGAAACCAGCCCCGCATAAGAGCAGCACACCCATGCATCCAATGATGCCTTGACGGTATTGTTTCATTGAGGGGTTGCTCCTGTGGCTAAAGCATTACGAATGCTGTGCATGATTTCACGGCGTTTGCTGCCGGTTTTTGCGGCGCGGTAATCCAGTTGTAAATGCCAGATCATTGCGCCACCAAGCTGCATTTTTTTCACGTATTGGATTTTCTCTGCCACAGCACGTGGATCATTAAACGATACGAATTGATCATCCGCATCATTTTCCGCATCAATGCTGAGGTAGCCCATTTTCGCCACATCATCCCAACGGTATTGGCTTTGCTGATAGCGGTTATCCATCAATTGCGCATAACTTTCCAGCGGAGTTCCGGTTGTCCATTCCTGCGGTACGCTCGTCCATGTTTGAAACGGTGCGGTTGCGCCCCCGGTAGCTGTGCCACTACCGCCTTTCCAGATGCGGATTTCAAAACTCATCCCTAAGCCCAATTTATCGCGGGGCACGCCCGCATCCAGCAATTGCTTGATGTAACCGTCCACCGATGACACTTTACCGCCGGTACTGGGGTAAGTTTTACCGCCGTCATACAAGGCCGCGTCATGCCAAGTAATGGCTTCGTTATGGGTTGCCATGTTGTAAAACATGATATTGATCTGATCAATTTTGGTGTGTAAATGCGATAGCACGGTCTTGGCGCGGTAATCCGCAGCGACTGCCAATAACGGTGGACGCTGCAACAATGCCGAGGTCTTTTGCTGCATAGCCGTGTGCAACGCATTGATAAACAGCTCGTAATCCGCATTAGCGGTTTGCCCCCACGAGACAATCGGCTCAAGGTCAATATCCAAACCGTCGTAACCCTCATCCAAACGCGCCAAAAGACTATCAATCAAAGCTTGACGCTTGAGCGGATCTGCTAATACGGGCTTGTGGATATTTTCCCACGCCACCACGCTGAACAATATCGGACGGTTTTTACTGTGCGCCAACGCTATCGCTTTTTGACGTTTGGTCGCGCCGATGCTGTTACCTGTATCCGTTAATGTTCCTGTACTGGGGTTAATTTCCGAAGCAAAGTGCACCACGTGAGTGAGCATTTCCCAATCGGCATCATCCATGTAAGCGGCATTACCCGCTCCGTCTTGGGTATAACCGGGCAAATAACCCGTTACCCAGGGCGCAGCAGCAATAGCAGGGCTTGCCCACGTTAACCAGCATAACCCGGCAAGGGCGCACGCTTTCATCCAAGGTGTTTTCATTAGTCAGCCCTCACCGTGATTTTTAATTTAACCGGAACGCCATTGGCAACTTTGCCAACCAGCCAGATACCGCTGGTTGCGTCGTAACTGCCGCGTTCGGCTTGGCTGCTCACGTAACTTAATCCCGCTGGCAGCAGATCTTTCACCTGTACATCATTGGCATCATCCGGGCCTTTATTCGTCAAAGTCAGGGTGTAAACCAAGGTGTCACCACGCTTGATAGTATTCACACTGGCGGTTTTGACCAATTCCAAGTCGATTTGAGGCGGGGTCGCGCAGTTCGCACCCAAAGATACACCGTCTTCATCATTGCCCGGATTTTGATCTGTACCGGTTAAGGCAGATACCTTGGCTTTATTGGTCACAGTTGCACACGTTGGCGGTGGTGCGGAACACGGTGCGGGTGGCGTCAATGCGACATTATTCAACTGACAGGCGGCTTTATTACTATCCGTCAGCGTGGCATTCACCGCACCACCACTGATTAGAAAGTTACCGTAAGTACCCGCTTCCACCCCATAAGGCACGTCTTGCACCGCCAATGTACCCGCCTGAATATCGTAGGTGGGGGCAACAAACGTGCCGGAGGTGTTGATGCGGAAACCAAACGTATCATCCGCCGTACTGCTCGTACCGTTGCTGTAGCATTGTGTTGTTACCGTCGGCGCATTGATCGTGCAATTCCCTTCCAATGGATTCAACACACTGACCGACACCGAACTATCACCAACAATCGTGACCGAAGCAGGAGTAATCACCGCCGTGCCATAGCTGTAACCTGCTGGCGGTGCTGGCTGCGTTGGTTCTGTCACAGTACAGGTTGTACCGTGGGGAATATTGCTGATGGTTTTGTTTTCAGCCGCTTTAATTAGCACATCCTGATCAAAGCTGTTATCTGAACAGTCTACGTGCAAGGTGTAATCAGGGCTGGTAAATCCAGCGGGCTGCCCACTTACCGATTTACCCAACTGCAAACTACCCTGCTTTAGGGTTAATGGATTAGTCACCGTCACCGCAACGGTTGTGCCCGTACTAATAGTCTGCTCACCACTGGGCGTAATAACAGGCGTGCCATAATCATAACCTGCGGGTGCGGCTGGCACGGTTGGCTCTGTCACAGTACACGTCGTGCCAGTCGGAATACTGTTAATGGTTGCAGTAGCACCATCAGCAACCGTCAATGTCTGGTCGAAACTATCCACGGAACAATCCACCACCACCGAAAAATCAGGGCTGGTGAAACTGGCGGGCTTACCCGTTACCGCTTTCGTGACACTCAATGAACCCGTCGGCGCGGCGGTAACACTCAACGGTGTTGACCCTGAACACGTTTGCCCCGCGACCGTGGTACTAGCTGTTACCGTTGCATTTCCGGTTGCACTGGGTGTGCCAGATACCACACCCGTTCCCGCATTAACGTTCATTCCTGTGGGTAATCCGGCAGTGCTCCATGTATAAGTGTATGGCCCTCCGCTACTGGCATTCGCTGACGGACTCGCATTGTAAGCCACACCCACCGTGCCATTCGGTAACGGATTCGGGGTGACGGTAATCGTCGGGCAACTCACCGAATTAAGTGGGTTTGTTACCACTATTTCTGTTGTCGTATTCGCCACAATCGTCTGCGCACCACTCGGCGCAATCGCAGGTGTGCCGTATTCGTAGCCTGCGGGTGCGGTTGGTAATGGCGTAGTTTCCGTCACACTACACGTCGTACCCGCAGGAATCCCGGTAATGTCGCGTGTTGCACCATGCGCTAACGTAAAGTTTTGATCGAAAGTGTTATTCGAGCAATCTACCGCTATATTGAAATCAGGGCTGGTAAATCCTGCCGGAGGATTCGTCACCGTTTTGCGCACCCGTAACGTACCTGTCGGCGAACAACTACCCGTATCGCTCACCGTCGCCGTGCGTGTACAACTGCTACTAGTCGCGTCTGTCGCGGTCAGGGTGTAAACCGTACCATTGCCTGCCGAACCATTTTGTAACCGAAAATTCGTTGCTGCTCCATAACTACCAGAAGTTGGGGTCAGTACCCCACTGTTATTGGCCGATAAGTTGTAGGTCGCGGCAACGCCTGTTCCTGATAAATTCAAGCTAAAGGTACGGTAATCATCGGCGGCTGTTCCGGCTGTTCCATTGTTATTACAAGCAGATGTGACTGTGAAACTATTGATGGAACAAGCCGCTTGCAAAGGATTCGTAACGGTAACAGCTACCGTTGTCGCATTCCCTACCGTAACGGATGCCGGGCTATAAACCGGTGTACCGTAAGTGTAACCTGCTGGCGCACCTGAGGGTGCTGCCTCACTGACCGTACAGGAAGTCCCTTGCGGAATGAAATCTGAAGTGTAGGTTTGATTGTGCCGAAGTACGAACGTCTTATCGTATAACGTGCCTGTACAATCTAACGTAATGGTGAAGTTTCTCGTACTATCCGTACCCCCAGTCACCTGTTTGGTGACACTAACCCTGCCTGATGGCTGGGTAACGCCCATCCATACACGGTAGCCAATACTCAAGTAACGCCGACTAGCATCCAAGCTCTGACGTACTGTCTTATGTGAGTCAGACAGATTGCTAAATGCCGATGCACCACGCAGAATGGTTGTTGCTGTATCACCGGGATTCAGGGTGGTTTCGTGCCGGTTTCCCCCAAAGTCATAAATTCCCCAAGGATTGCCAGTTTCCTGACCGACTTGAGCATAAAGCCCACCTTCACCATGCCCAAACACCCCCGTTAATGCACCACCAACAGAACCATTACTGGAACTATAATGCATCCCACTGTTTGGATCAGAAACTGCCAATGGAGGAGTAGAACTTCCTAACGGATAATTATTGTAAGTATTGGTAGTCCCTGTTCTTCGGTACATGGCTTTGTAAAGCTCATCTTCCAAAGGTAAGCGCGGCCCCGGATAAGCACCATTGAAAGAGGCAATTGGCCAGTTACCTTTTGGCCCGCCATTATTAGTAAATGTAAAGGCCCCAGAGTCAATGCTACCCGTTGCCATCCAGTTCAGATAACGTGCAACGTTATTTAGCGATCGCCAATCAACAGGAAGCTTTGCTGCATCCGATGCGCTGAGGCTCATACCATTTTGGTTAAACGACGTTACTTGCCAACTACCACCTGAATAGGCAAAAGGCGAATAACACCAAGGGTTATCACAATCTGAATGATTAGGATCCATCGGCCCTAAACCTAGGTCATTAGACCCTGTCACACCGATGTCATTCAAAAAATCAACCCAGTCTTGCACCGTAATCTGAGTCGCGCTCACCATATAGGAGTAAGACACCCCACCATACCCCGTCGAATCATCAGCATTACCCGGATTATCGACCACCACAAAATTATTGGCATATGAAGGTGTTGGAACACCCGATGGCGGCGTATACGAAGCAGCATTCCCATCGCGGACTGCCGTCAATACCGAACCCAAAAATAGCAATAAAAAGCCTATTTTTATTACGCGTCTGAATTCAAACTCTAATTGTTTTAACAAAGCGATTACCCCTCTAATAACGCCGCCACTATTTTTATTAATCGACTGTCACATCAATCGTCAACGTCACCACATCATCTTTTGCTAACGCCCCGACAGTCCAGCCCCCTGTATTCTTGTCATACGCACCCTTAAGTGTCGCATGAGTACTATACGTAACCCCGGCTGGCAACTGATCCGTTACCTCCACACCCGTCGCTGCTCCCGGCCCTTTGTTAGTCAGCGTAATGGTGTAACGCACGGTATCACCTGATACGACATTCGGCTTATCTGCTACTTTGGTGATTTCCAAATCGACATTCTGTGCGGCGACTGGCTGCAACGTGTTAGTAACGGTAACGATTTTCGGATTATTTTCTTCAATCGTCACCGTTTGCCCCGGTGCGTATTGCGCCGCGCTGTAGGTAAATCCTGTTGGAGCCGTTGGTGTAACTTCGGTCACTGTACACTGTGTTCCCACAGGCATGGCATCGGATTCATAGGTTTCATTGTGTTTAACAAGGATGCCATTTTTGTCGAAATTATTATCCGTACAATCCAGATTGAAGCTGAATGATTGCGTATCTGTGCCGTTTGCCACCACTTTTTTGATATGTAACACCCCAGAAGGTGCGGAAACCCCCATCCACACCCGATAACCGATACTCACATAGCGGTTGCCTGCCGCTAAAGTATCGCGAAAATCATACTTTGATGCAGACACCGCTCCAAATGCCGCTGCGCCACGTAAAATGGTCGTGGTGGGTGCACTAGGCTCTAAGGTGGTTTCATGGCGATTGCCCGCCGTATCACGCACTTCCCACGGGTTGCCAGTTTCTTGCCCCACTTGTGCATAGTGCTTAGTGCCACCATAACCCGGAATCAATGCGCCACCCGCATTACTGTTATGAATACCACTGGCATCAATTCCAGCCAATACTGGCGTACCATCTCCCTGTACGTTATTAGTGGGATAATCGTTATACGCTTGCTTTGCCTTATCCCAGAACATAGCCTTATATAACTCGTCTTCCAACGGCAAACGTGGCCCAGGATAGTTCGCATCAAAACTGGTAATGGTCGCGTTGCCAGAGGTCGTGTCACTGAAGGTAAAAGCCCCTTGGTTAATATTCCCGGTCGCCAACCAGTTCATGTAGCGAGCCACCATATTCAAAGACAACCAATCAATCGGTAATTTCGCCGCTTCTGCCGCTGACATCGCCATACCATCTTCGTTAAACGGTGTCACACTCCAAGTACCGCCACTGTGGGTGTACGCCGCAAAACAGAAGTCATTGCCGCAACTTGCCCCAATCGGTCCAAACCCCATCGAATTACCCGGGTCAACAGCATTCAGGAACGCCACCCAGTCGCCCACGGTAATTTGCGTCTGACTGACGCGGTACTTATACCCCACACCACCATAGTTACCTACACGGTTATCATCAGGATTACCTGCATCATCAATCACCACAAAACTATCGGCAAATGACGGTTTTGGCACACCAGCAGGCAAGGTCATAGAATCAAGTGCATACGCGGACGAACTGCCCACAAACAGCATTGCCGCACACACACCGATAGCGAAGGATGAGCGTTGCAACGCCTGTGATTGGTTGATCGTTTTCATTAGCAGCCCCTATTTCATCAGATACTTTGTAAATTTTTATGCCATTTTTATGATTTCATTAGAGAAATCTATTGGCTATTAGCATGGTAGCATTTTACTCAACACAGCCCAACCGAAACCAGAAGAACGGTAATTCCTCCTGCAAACGTTGCAGAATGCGCCACTTGCACGTTATCTTGCATCCCCATAACAACGACATT encodes:
- a CDS encoding DUF5979 domain-containing protein, giving the protein MLFLGSVLTAVRDGNAASYTPPSGVPTPSYANNFVVVDNPGNADDSTGYGGVSYSYMVSATQITVQDWVDFLNDIGVTGSNDLGLGPMDPNHSDCDNPWCYSPFAYSGGSWQVTSFNQNGMSLSASDAAKLPVDWRSLNNVARYLNWMATGSIDSGAFTFTNNGGPKGNWPIASFNGAYPGPRLPLEDELYKAMYRRTGTTNTYNNYPLGSSTPPLAVSDPNSGMHYSSSNGSVGGALTGVFGHGEGGLYAQVGQETGNPWGIYDFGGNRHETTLNPGDTATTILRGASAFSNLSDSHKTVRQSLDASRRYLSIGYRVWMGVTQPSGRVSVTKQVTGGTDSTRNFTITLDCTGTLYDKTFVLRHNQTYTSDFIPQGTSCTVSEAAPSGAPAGYTYGTPVYSPASVTVGNATTVAVTVTNPLQAACSINSFTVTSACNNNGTAGTAADDYRTFSLNLSGTGVAATYNLSANNSGVLTPTSGSYGAATNFRLQNGSAGNGTVYTLTATDATSSSCTRTATVSDTGSCSPTGTLRVRKTVTNPPAGFTSPDFNIAVDCSNNTFDQNFTLAHGATRDITGIPAGTTCSVTETTPLPTAPAGYEYGTPAIAPSGAQTIVANTTTEIVVTNPLNSVSCPTITVTPNPLPNGTVGVAYNASPSANASSGGPYTYTWSTAGLPTGMNVNAGTGVVSGTPSATGNATVTASTTVAGQTCSGSTPLSVTAAPTGSLSVTKAVTGKPASFTSPDFSVVVDCSVDSFDQTLTVADGATATINSIPTGTTCTVTEPTVPAAPAGYDYGTPVITPSGEQTISTGTTVAVTVTNPLTLKQGSLQLGKSVSGQPAGFTSPDYTLHVDCSDNSFDQDVLIKAAENKTISNIPHGTTCTVTEPTQPAPPAGYSYGTAVITPASVTIVGDSSVSVSVLNPLEGNCTINAPTVTTQCYSNGTSSTADDTFGFRINTSGTFVAPTYDIQAGTLAVQDVPYGVEAGTYGNFLISGGAVNATLTDSNKAACQLNNVALTPPAPCSAPPPTCATVTNKAKVSALTGTDQNPGNDEDGVSLGANCATPPQIDLELVKTASVNTIKRGDTLVYTLTLTNKGPDDANDVQVKDLLPAGLSYVSSQAERGSYDATSGIWLVGKVANGVPVKLKITVRAD
- a CDS encoding DUF5979 domain-containing protein, whose protein sequence is MKTINQSQALQRSSFAIGVCAAMLFVGSSSAYALDSMTLPAGVPKPSFADSFVVIDDAGNPDDNRVGNYGGVGYKYRVSQTQITVGDWVAFLNAVDPGNSMGFGPIGASCGNDFCFAAYTHSGGTWSVTPFNEDGMAMSAAEAAKLPIDWLSLNMVARYMNWLATGNINQGAFTFSDTTSGNATITSFDANYPGPRLPLEDELYKAMFWDKAKQAYNDYPTNNVQGDGTPVLAGIDASGIHNSNAGGALIPGYGGTKHYAQVGQETGNPWEVRDTAGNRHETTLEPSAPTTTILRGAAAFGAVSASKYDFRDTLAAGNRYVSIGYRVWMGVSAPSGVLHIKKVVANGTDTQSFSFNLDCTDNNFDKNGILVKHNETYESDAMPVGTQCTVTEVTPTAPTGFTYSAAQYAPGQTVTIEENNPKIVTVTNTLQPVAAQNVDLEITKVADKPNVVSGDTVRYTITLTNKGPGAATGVEVTDQLPAGVTYSTHATLKGAYDKNTGGWTVGALAKDDVVTLTIDVTVD
- a CDS encoding glycoside hydrolase family 18 protein, with protein sequence MKTPWMKACALAGLCWLTWASPAIAAAPWVTGYLPGYTQDGAGNAAYMDDADWEMLTHVVHFASEINPSTGTLTDTGNSIGATKRQKAIALAHSKNRPILFSVVAWENIHKPVLADPLKRQALIDSLLARLDEGYDGLDIDLEPIVSWGQTANADYELFINALHTAMQQKTSALLQRPPLLAVAADYRAKTVLSHLHTKIDQINIMFYNMATHNEAITWHDAALYDGGKTYPSTGGKVSSVDGYIKQLLDAGVPRDKLGLGMSFEIRIWKGGSGTATGGATAPFQTWTSVPQEWTTGTPLESYAQLMDNRYQQSQYRWDDVAKMGYLSIDAENDADDQFVSFNDPRAVAEKIQYVKKMQLGGAMIWHLQLDYRAAKTGSKRREIMHSIRNALATGATPQ
- a CDS encoding DUF11 domain-containing protein; its protein translation is MKQYRQGIIGCMGVLLLCGAGFAHAAADVEVTKNVDKTRVVSNDTVEYTIVAANKGDAVATAVSITDLLPTGLSYISDDEPAGQYTHATGVWVVGDLAAGQQKSLKIIAVIN